The region tattattattattgcctaGTTATTGCATAAAATAGCTTATAAAATATTCTGTGGTGTTTCTAATTTTTCAAAttaagctctttttaaaaatgtgactaGATGTtcctgaaagaattaaaaaaaattttttttctttcagaattatCTCTTTAGGATTTTGATCTTCAGTGATTTCAGTATTCTGGTTACAATTCTTGGGGTTGTGGCTCAGATGCACTTACACTAGAATCTGGGAGGGGGAAGGAGTGTTCCCCAGAGTAACTAGAGGGTAAGATAAAACCATCCTATGTCTGGGGTGCCAAGGGCTGCAGCTGTGTTGACAGGGACCCTGGCCTGTAAGCACTCTGGTGTCTCCTGCCCCAGGCTGCTTTGTCACTCTGAGAGATTGCAACTGTTCAGAACCTCCCCTGGGCGCCAGATGCCTTGCTTTGACTCACAACAGGCATTCTTGAGCTCAGGTACACCCCAGCGTACCCCAGCTTACAGCAGCACTCAGAAGAGATGTGCTGGGATACACTGTGGTCAATGTGTTCATAAAAAaggaggtgtttgtttgtttgcttgcttgctttaattccgatggggctggagagatggctctgcagttaagagtactggcttgcttcttctcTGCCTCCAACTTGTGACTCATGagataagctctcagctactgcttcggTGTCATTTCTGCCAGTCAGCTGTTGTGAGGGTCATGGACTCTCACCCTCGGAAACTGTAAGCAACAGAAGAGCATGGGAGTGGCCCTGTCACACTCGTGCCGTGTTTACACCCATGGACCTATCTTGATATGACAGTAATAGTTATAGTTCACAGGGTTCATATCTGGATAAGACTCTTGGCGACCTTTCTCTTCCAGCCttctggtcctgtgaaggctagtcAGCAGGAAAGAAATTTTCTGATTAATACCAACTTGGTTTCTTCATGTCCTGCAGCCAAAGAATGTAGTGTCCTCAACAATAAAATCTTGTTCTAATGGGCAACCGAGAACACTGGCAAGCGCTAGTACTGTGTTGTGGGACTCTTTGGCACCCCTGACCTTGTGACCTTGTTACCAAGGGGAGGTATCCTACACCTGGCATTGGCATCGTGCTTTTTATTTGTCAACCTATGACTTCTGGGGAGAGCATTATCCCCTATGAAGGGTAACTTCAACAAAATCtttttatatgagtgttttaaacacacacacacacacacacacagaggaagtttataaaattgatttttcagACTTTTATTGTTCCTCTCTCCCCACAGATCTCTCCTCTGCCcagcctcctctccctctccccacttatCCCTTCTCCCTTCTTAAGGGTGCAAGGCCTGGAAGAATTCCTTCCTGAATGAAGCAGGAAATGGCTCTACTTCTCTTGTGTACAAATCAGCAAGGAACAGATGGTCGCGTAATGTAACCTCAGCGCCAGACCCCAGCAAAGACCACTGACCCAAACACCCtcaaggatctctgtgagctggcaAGACCAAAGAAGCCACCCCCAGAAGCACATAAAATACACAGGACTTTGTTTCATTTCTGATTGTATCACCAAGTCAGTGACCAACAATTAATGCTTTAGAGGAAGATAAAATTCTCTGATAATGGACCTTCCCACTCATGTAATCCTAGGAAATATGCCTTCCCGACCCCTCCAGGCAATTTGCTCAGACCATGAAATATGCAATCGACACATGCATAATTGTGAATGTCATTAATGACCATAAAAACCATCCAGTGCCTACAAAACCCAAGCCTTATCTCCTCCACAAGGACTCCTGCAGCACATTGGTTATTCATGAAGGAAAGATGTATTTCCTCTCCTTTGTGAAAATTTAACAGCCATTAATTCCACCGAGTGAGAAGATTCTCATATTGTGGACAAGTTGAAGTTTTGCCCAGAGAAAAGAGTTGCACGCAGGATGCTCCCTGCTTGGGGCTAAGGCGGCTAGCCTATAGTCCTGACTAACCTAGGATAGTCATTCCATTATTCTCATCAGAAGCTATCTGTGAGTAAGTGCAAGTCTGCACCCTGGTTGTGTAGGACCCAGGACTAGTATGCTCTAGGGAGGTAGGATGAGGCAACCTATCAACCTCTCCTCCAGTTCAGTATCAACTTGAATGTACAGATTTAAACACAGCAGGCAAAATGGTTTAGTAAATGGTGGGGTGCCATGTCTCCTGACAAAATGCAGCCTGTTCCCAGAGTTCTGGGGGTTCCTGCACGGTGAAGCCTTCATCCTGCTGTTCTTGTTCCTCCTCACTGCTAACGATCAAGGTTAGCACCTGATCGAAACTCGTCCAATCAAGATGTATTCTGGCTAATCAGGATGTTTTCTGGCCAGAATGACAAGAGATCAGtttccctctggattccctggaCTTGTATCTGCAGGAGAGGCCAAATGGTATGTGATTTTACAAAAGCTAAGATGTgaagagaggggaaatggagtcagagaaagagatagacGTTAGGGCACTTGGGGCACTTCTGCTTTCCCACACCCTGACGTCTGGCTGCATCTCTCCCTTTAGTTTCCAGAAAAAGTATCCCTGATTCCCATAACAAATTTCTTTCCAGTTTTGAAATGTAGGGGCTGAGGAGACagttcagtggtttagagcacttgctgctcttctagagggacGGGATTCTCTTTTCAGAACCCATGTCACTATCTCTCACAACTGCCAGtcaccccagctccaggggatccaatgccctcttggaGCCTCCAGAGGCATCCACACATGTGATAtaggcatacacagacacataaatgaaagtaaaattagagactggagaggtggctcagtggtgtttggttcctagcacccatgtcaggtggctcacaaccaccagctCCAAAGgttccaataccctcttctatgagcaattacacacacacacacacacacacacacacacacacacacaaaaaaaaaaaatgaaaaaaaaaacccactgaaaaacagggtaaaaataaatcttaaaaaataatgtatactagtttaattttaaataatttttggtATCAAGACAAATTGCTTCTTAGATCATGGTAGGCCATTCAGAAAGCAGACCATACAAGTATATAAACAGCATGACCTTAAAAATATTAGACAATGGATGAGTTAAAAACATCAAAACagccaagcatggtagcatgtgcctttaatatcagcacttgggagacagaggcaggtggatctctgagtttgaggtgaacctggactacagagtgagttccaggacagctaaggctacacagagaaaccctgtcttgaaaaacaagacaaaacaaatcaaGACATTGTGATTACTTGTAATTAATGAGTCATTATAATGACTTGTAATAAAAAGTTTCTGTTCTTTGTTGCCTCTTTTTtctgtgtattatatattttctaaggAGTCTTTGTATTTCGTCTTTGATTAAACTAAGGACTGCCTTTAGGACATCGTGCATGTGAGGTTCTTCACTGACCACCATCTCCAGCCGAAGAATAcgttttaattttacattataaGATAAGAGTTATTTGTTTAGAGCTCAAAACAGTTAATACTCTCCTTCAAAAATTCTGTGACAGGAATTGCCGATTCAAATCCGTGAGTGTTCTCCAGTGGAATCTGCGTCTGGAGAACTTGAGAGTTGTCTCTTGGTTGGAGAGGTAGGAGCCTGTGAGGGGAGGGGATtggtggcgggggtggggtggggttggggggatggCTCTGTGGTAAAGGGCTTGTGCAGatcttccaggggatctgagcttgcttctcagcacccacgctgggtagttcacaaccacctgttaaCCAGGTGAATTCCAAAGAATCTGATGCACTGGCCTCCATGGACGACCACACAGGAGTGCACATACTGGTATTCGGAGACACAATATACAcagttaattaaaaaacaaaggctTAGAGAAAAGAATCGCAAGCTGTTGCAATGTTTCCAAATAACAGGTAACTCCATATGTAGGTGGGTATCCTTCACTCAGACTTGTCTTGGCCAGTCTCCTGTGGCTCTGGTCCATTGAGGTGGACCTAAGTAGAAAGGGCTTCACTGAAAGGCAAGCAGAGAAAGGCAGCCCTGCTTTTCCTTTTATATCTGGGTCATTATCAAAAAGTGCTGCCCATTCTGGGGCATGGCATtacccaccccccacaccccagtTAACCCTTCTAGAAAACACTTTCAGAGACTTCACAGAAAGCTCGGCTAGCTTGGGGTGGGGGGTCAGCCCTCACTTGATGACTGTATTAGCTACTCCTCTTGTTACTATGCACAAATATCTGGCAAATGCAACATAAGAGGGAAaaagtttattctggctcacagttcggGGACTACAGTCCAGCAGAGAAGGCAGGGAACTAGGAAGGTGAGGTGGCCAGCCACATTGTGTATGCagtcaggatgcagagacagatGAATGGTGGTTCCAGCTCACTCTCTCCTTTGTATTTAGTTTGAGATCCCAGCCCATGCAACAGGGCCTCTCACCTTTAGAGTCTGTCTTCCACCTCATTTCATCCAGTCTAAAATAATCCCTTACAGACGTGTCTTCTAGACAGTTCTAGATCTAGACAAGTTGACAATTGATCATCACATGGATCCTCTACATGAATGGGACAAGTCAAGGGTGGAGATACCCTCACTTTATTTTGCTATTGACCATCGTACAGCTTTGACAACATGGAACCTGGGGGATGCGCAAGGTTGCGATGGCAACAATGTTTGACAGAGGCAGCCACATCCAGGGGCAGCAGCAGCCATGCTAACAGACTATAATGCCCAGTAGGAACAATGCCGGCTTCTAATTAGTGCAGTGGATCCCAGGAACCCATAGttttaatggtttattttattgACGTATATGTTCTGGGGTTCGGTGTCCAGCACCTACACTAGGCAAAAACCACAACTACCTTTGACTCTagctcaggggatctgatgccctctcttgaTTTCCTCAGATGTCAAAagacttgcacacacatacaagaacatATACGTCATGGTTTCCCCatgagaaccctgactaatagaATTGCTTCCTTGGTAAaggtggatttaaaaaaaaaaatcagtaaacttcagagaaagatttaaaaggattctgtattcagaaacctaGTTTTgtgaaacataaaaagaaaataccataCATATTGCTATGCTAAAATCAGCAAGCAAGCACTCATTTATATGTTTTAGATGAAAATGTGTGATAGGTACTGATGTCATTTCCACCTGTCTCAGCAATAACTGACACACTCCAACTTGTCAACTATGGATCCATGACATCTGGTAGATTAAGTCGTCTTCTTTCTATAGCTTGAAAAcagctttgttctttttaaagatttgtattCATTATAAATATTGAGATCATACAGACAAGTACAAAGAGTGAAGCTTGTTGGGGGTGGATGTGAGTCCAGCTTTCCCTGGATGTGCACCTATTAACACAGCACACAAAGAGATCCTGCTGGCTGTCATCTCCTTTATGTGCTTaatcccaagtgtcatcagtgaATTCCCATGTCATCAGATCCAGATCCACTGTCACTTTGTGACTCTAGGACCATCATTACTTTAACCGATAATTTTAATGCTATTGATGAGCCAGTATTTTTCAgcattatacaaaaaaaaaaaaaatggagagtgaAATCTTTGTCCTTCGGATTTTGTATGCATTGGCAACTATTGCCTTGGGGAGATGATGAGAGATGGTGTTTCTGGGTCAAAGGTACATTCATTTGACATGATCATTCTTACTATTCCTGGGCACTTGAGAGAGGGACTAGATAAATTTATTCACCACCAGTAGCTCATGAAAGGCTGAGTCCCAGCCCCTCAGCAGGCCAAGGCTTTGCCATTCTTCTGATGAATTCTCTTCATCCCTCCCTTTCCCGCCATGTCCTTCTTTGTAGATGCTTCTTTGCATAGGTTCCATGCTGAGTTTTTATCCCCTTGTCTGTAACTGATGCTTGTCCTGTCTGGGTCTGCCATTTGCTTAAATTCCTATGAGGAACTCCTTTGTCAATTTGGTCACTACATGAGCTATCCTTGGGGACTTAAATTGGATGACTAGAATCTAATCATGATTCTCCTCTCCTAATTTATTCATTTGGTGAAGGGAAGAATAGCCTTCATTTCCCTCCAAAATTGTCACCTCTCCTATAACTCCGGGGCAGCCTGGTTGGATGGGGGCGTGTATGGGTTTCATATCATCTGAGTAGACTGACCACTCTGGTGGTAGGGTAATTGACATTCCCCAGTTTATCCAaaaatttttctcctctttttacaAAAAGTACTCCAAATgaaacaaatagagaaaaaaaaaacaataacaacaacaaaaaacaaacaaccccacatCCTCTGGCCACTTAGATTGATGGTATGCAACGTGACCCCTTGTGAAGAACTAGGCTTTTTGCTGGCTGTTTCTCCATCTCAGagttaatgtaattttttttttttttttgcttaaacctataaatatatttttgaaatatatttagatTCTTAATTGACACAtagtatgtgtcttagttagggttttaatgctgtgaacacacaccatgaccaaggcaactcttacaaggacaacatttaattggggctgacttacaagttcagaggttcagtccattatcatcaaggcaggaacatggaggtatccaggcaggcatggtacaggaggagctaagagttctacatcttcatccaaaggctgCTAGCTGAATACTgatttctaggcagctaggatgagggccttaaagcccacacccacagtgacacacctactccaacaagtccacacttccaaatagtgtcactccctgggccaagcatattcaaaccatgacagtatGGTATATATTTGCAGAGTGTGACATTTTAATACTCCATGTAAAGATTAGATCAGAGTCATCAG is a window of Arvicanthis niloticus isolate mArvNil1 chromosome 26, mArvNil1.pat.X, whole genome shotgun sequence DNA encoding:
- the LOC143439313 gene encoding uncharacterized protein LOC143439313 isoform X1, with translation MFSGQNDKRSVSLWIPWTCICRRGQMELPIQIRECSPVESASGELESCLLVGEASFYPVPVGLGLPDAYLARLPPQCTAAQVSCEVKIGTWSIHSSPSTF
- the LOC143439313 gene encoding uncharacterized protein LOC143439313 isoform X3, producing the protein MFSGQNDKRSVSLWIPWTCICRRGQMELPIQIRECSPVESASGELESCLLVGEASFYPVPVGLGLPDAYLARLPPQCTAAQGTFWSGFGEH
- the LOC143439313 gene encoding uncharacterized protein LOC143439313 isoform X2, with protein sequence MFSGQNDKRSVSLWIPWTCICRRGQMELPIQIRECSPVESASGELESCLLVGEASFYPVPVGLGLPDAYLARLPPQCTAAQVDLPANMDTRGSQ